The Colias croceus chromosome 11, ilColCroc2.1 genome has a segment encoding these proteins:
- the LOC123695444 gene encoding globin-like isoform X2 yields the protein MGGWLSYLWWGGDPDVAHPVSGLTKREVYAVQKSWALVYADSMANGTELLKRLFRSYPETKEFFKMVKKSSEEEYPHNPQFKAHVVNLMASLNMAVINLNQPEVVAAMMNKLGESHGRRKIEQRHFHDLKDVIVKMFIEVLKLDNATLGAWGKTVEFWYKHIFETLGTKGESR from the exons ATGGGTGGCTGGTTGAGCTACCTATGGTGGGGGGGCGACCCAGACGTTGCTCACCCAGTGTCTGGCCTCACCAAGAGAGAAGTATACGCAGTACAGAAGTCCTGGGCACTTGTGTATGCTGACTCTATGGCTAATGGAACGGAGCTGTTGAAACG ATTATTCCGATCATATCCAGAAACGaaagaattcttcaaaatgGTCAAAAAATCGTCAGAAGAGGAATATCCTCACAATCCTCAATTCAAGGCGCATGTAGTTAATCTAATGGCTTCATTGAATATGGCAGTAATTAACTTGAACCAGCCAGAGGTTGTGGCGGCCATGATGAATAAGCTCGGCGAGTCGCACGGCAGGAGAAAAATAGAGCAGAGACATTTCCAC GATTTAAAAGACGTCATAGTGAAAATGTTCATAGAAGTCTTGAAACTTGACAACGCTACGCTAGGCGCGTGGGGCAAAACGGTTGAATTCTGGTACAAACACATATTTGAGACTCTTGGAACCAAAGGGGAAAGCAGATAA
- the LOC123695444 gene encoding globin-like isoform X1 has translation MLFFYLCSTFILLSAFVILKKIKTGQKFTMGGWLSYLWWGGDPDVAHPVSGLTKREVYAVQKSWALVYADSMANGTELLKRLFRSYPETKEFFKMVKKSSEEEYPHNPQFKAHVVNLMASLNMAVINLNQPEVVAAMMNKLGESHGRRKIEQRHFHDLKDVIVKMFIEVLKLDNATLGAWGKTVEFWYKHIFETLGTKGESR, from the exons ATGTTATTTTTCTACCTTTGTTCGACATTTATATTGCTTTCcgcttttgttattttaaagaagatTAAAACGGGACAGAAG TTTACAATGGGTGGCTGGTTGAGCTACCTATGGTGGGGGGGCGACCCAGACGTTGCTCACCCAGTGTCTGGCCTCACCAAGAGAGAAGTATACGCAGTACAGAAGTCCTGGGCACTTGTGTATGCTGACTCTATGGCTAATGGAACGGAGCTGTTGAAACG ATTATTCCGATCATATCCAGAAACGaaagaattcttcaaaatgGTCAAAAAATCGTCAGAAGAGGAATATCCTCACAATCCTCAATTCAAGGCGCATGTAGTTAATCTAATGGCTTCATTGAATATGGCAGTAATTAACTTGAACCAGCCAGAGGTTGTGGCGGCCATGATGAATAAGCTCGGCGAGTCGCACGGCAGGAGAAAAATAGAGCAGAGACATTTCCAC GATTTAAAAGACGTCATAGTGAAAATGTTCATAGAAGTCTTGAAACTTGACAACGCTACGCTAGGCGCGTGGGGCAAAACGGTTGAATTCTGGTACAAACACATATTTGAGACTCTTGGAACCAAAGGGGAAAGCAGATAA